The proteins below are encoded in one region of Silene latifolia isolate original U9 population chromosome 2, ASM4854445v1, whole genome shotgun sequence:
- the LOC141638051 gene encoding uncharacterized protein LOC141638051, producing the protein MPNDVNYSTTPAAYEIFDDPLYISTTDQPTLKLVDTKFNGHHFLQWKREIYQALVAKNKDGFIYGSFRLDKKDKNYNHYLILESCELWPEMIERYGQTNALEIYQLKKDLGLITQDNTALIEYYSKLKQAWEDLDSLDPVPFCSCGALDACIYQLLKRILDRETNSKLIQLLMGLNNAFEPVRTTVLSIDHLPPLNKALGLLQKIERQRQLSETVVVRPEANAYASARTTDAS; encoded by the exons ATGCCGAATGATGTTAATTATTCTACTACTCCTGCTGCATATGAAATTTTTGATGATCCACTGTATATTTCCACAACTGATCAGCCTACGCTGAAGTTAGTTGATACTAAGTTTAATGGACATCATTTTCTGCAGTGGAAACGAGAGATTTATCAGGCTTTAGTTGCAAAAAATAAGGATGGTTTCATATATGGATCTTTTAGACTTGATAAGAAAGATAAAAATTATAATCACTAT CTAATTCTAGAGAGTTGTGAGTTGTGGCCTGAGATGATAGAAAGGTATGGTCAGACGAATGCATTAGAAATTTATCAGCTTAAGAAGGATTTAGGTCTCATTACACAGGATAATACTGCTTTGATTGAGTATTATAGTAAGCTGAAACAGGCTTGGGAAGATCTTGATTCTTTAGATCCTGTACCGTTTTGTTCATGTGGTGCTTTGGATGCTTGTATCTATCAGTTATTGAAAAGAATCTTGGATAGAGAGACTAATTCCAAGTTAATTCAACTACTGATGGGATTGAACAATGCTTTTGAGCCTGTAAGAACTACTGTGTTGTCAATAGATCATTTACCTCCATTGAATAAAGCACTAGGTCTCTTGCAGAAGATTGAGAGACAGAGGCAACTCTCAGAGACTGTTGTTGTTCGTCCTGAGGCTAATGCTTATGCTTCAGCTAGGACCACTGATGCTTCTTAG